A single region of the Rhodococcus sp. W8901 genome encodes:
- a CDS encoding CE1759 family FMN reductase — MRAVIDRAAKSDGLIAVTPIFNASYSGLYKSFFDVLERGTLDGMPTLLGATGGTGRHSLALEHAARPMFAYLRAATVPTAVYAASEDWAGSGDQGLAQRIERAAGELAAAMIARENVGPADPFANSVPFEELLSRQAH, encoded by the coding sequence TTGCGGGCGGTCATCGACCGGGCGGCGAAGTCCGACGGACTGATCGCGGTCACGCCGATCTTCAACGCGTCGTACAGCGGGCTGTACAAGTCGTTCTTCGACGTCCTCGAGCGGGGGACGCTCGACGGCATGCCGACCCTGCTCGGCGCGACCGGCGGGACCGGTCGGCACTCGCTCGCACTCGAGCATGCCGCCCGGCCGATGTTCGCGTATCTGCGGGCCGCGACCGTCCCGACCGCGGTCTACGCGGCATCCGAGGACTGGGCGGGGTCCGGCGACCAGGGTCTGGCCCAGCGGATCGAGCGGGCGGCCGGCGAGTTGGCCGCGGCGATGATCGCGCGTGAGAACGTCGGCCCGGCCGATCCGTTCGCGAACTCGGTGCCTTTCGAGGAGTTGCTGTCCCGGCAGGCGCACTAA
- a CDS encoding LLM class flavin-dependent oxidoreductase encodes MQFGIFTVGDVTTDPTTGRTPTEAERIKAMVAIAEKAEEVGLDVFATGEHHNPPFVPSSPTTMLGYIAARTERIMLSTSTTLITTNDPVKIAEDFAMLQHLADGRVDLMLGRGNTGPVYPWFGKDIREGIPLAVENYALLHKLWREDVVNWQGRFRTPLQSFTSTPRPLDDVPPFVWHGSIRSPEIAEQAAYYGDGFFANNIFWPRDHFVRLIDLYRRRFEHYGHGSADQAIVGLGGQVFMRKNSQDAVREFRPYFDNAPVYGHGPSLEEFTDQTPLTVGSPQEVIDKTLSFRQSFGDYQRQLFLMDHAGLPLKTVLEQLDLLGEEVVPVLRREFDALRPAHVPEAPTHASLLAAKKTEVLS; translated from the coding sequence ATGCAGTTCGGAATCTTCACCGTCGGTGACGTGACCACGGACCCCACGACCGGCCGGACCCCGACCGAGGCTGAGCGCATCAAGGCGATGGTCGCGATCGCGGAGAAGGCCGAGGAGGTCGGGCTCGACGTGTTCGCCACCGGCGAGCACCACAACCCGCCGTTCGTGCCGTCGTCGCCGACGACGATGCTCGGCTACATCGCCGCCCGCACCGAGCGGATCATGCTGTCGACGTCCACGACGCTGATCACGACCAACGACCCGGTGAAGATCGCCGAGGACTTCGCGATGCTCCAGCACCTCGCGGACGGTCGCGTCGACCTCATGCTCGGCCGTGGCAACACCGGTCCCGTGTACCCGTGGTTCGGCAAGGACATCCGCGAGGGCATCCCTCTGGCGGTCGAGAACTACGCGCTGCTGCACAAGCTGTGGCGTGAGGACGTCGTGAACTGGCAGGGCCGCTTCCGCACGCCGCTGCAATCGTTCACCTCGACGCCGCGTCCGCTCGACGACGTCCCGCCGTTCGTGTGGCACGGGTCGATCCGCAGCCCGGAGATCGCCGAGCAGGCCGCGTACTACGGCGACGGCTTCTTCGCCAACAACATCTTCTGGCCCCGCGATCACTTCGTCCGACTGATCGACCTCTACCGTCGTCGCTTCGAACACTACGGTCACGGCTCGGCCGATCAGGCGATCGTCGGCCTCGGTGGCCAGGTGTTCATGCGCAAGAACTCCCAGGACGCGGTCCGCGAGTTCCGGCCGTACTTCGACAACGCCCCGGTCTACGGGCACGGGCCGTCGCTCGAGGAGTTCACCGATCAGACGCCGCTCACCGTCGGCAGCCCGCAGGAAGTCATCGACAAGACCCTCTCGTTCCGGCAGAGCTTCGGCGACTACCAGCGTCAGCTGTTCCTGATGGACCACGCCGGACTCCCGCTGAAGACCGTCCTCGAGCAACTCGACCTGCTGGGCGAGGAGGTCGTGCCGGTGCTGCGACGCGAGTTCGACGCGCTGCGCCCCGCACACGTCCCCGAGGCTCCCACGCATGCGAGCCTGCTGGCCGCGAAGAAGACGGAGGTGCTGTCGTGA
- a CDS encoding Bax inhibitor-1/YccA family protein, translating into MRTTSNPVFKNLPKQEGSGYATFGSAQAGAAQVTQEYGQQYQAPEQYQTTQRAMTIDDVVTKTAITLGVLTVAAIISFFLVNNNEALAAPFVIVGGLVGFVLVMVASFGRKMDNPAIVLAYAACEGVFLGAFSFIFTSLVVADSVEASVLIGQAVLGTFGVFFGMLVVYKTGAIRVTPRLTRMIIGGLIGVLVLMVGNLIASFFTDGGFGLRDGGTIAIVFSLVCIALAAFSFLLDFDAADQLIRAQAPEKAAWGVALGLTVTLVWLYVEILRLLSYFNND; encoded by the coding sequence GTGCGCACCACCAGCAACCCGGTATTCAAGAACCTGCCCAAGCAAGAGGGCAGCGGATACGCCACCTTCGGATCCGCGCAGGCCGGCGCCGCGCAGGTCACGCAGGAATACGGGCAGCAGTACCAGGCGCCCGAGCAGTACCAGACCACCCAGCGGGCCATGACGATCGACGACGTGGTCACCAAGACCGCGATCACGCTCGGCGTGCTGACCGTGGCGGCGATCATCTCGTTCTTCCTGGTCAACAACAACGAGGCGCTGGCCGCACCGTTCGTCATCGTCGGCGGCCTCGTCGGCTTCGTCCTCGTGATGGTCGCGTCGTTCGGCCGCAAGATGGACAACCCGGCGATCGTGCTCGCCTACGCGGCGTGCGAGGGCGTGTTCCTGGGTGCTTTCTCCTTCATATTCACCAGCTTGGTCGTTGCGGACAGCGTTGAGGCGTCCGTGCTGATCGGCCAGGCCGTGCTCGGCACGTTCGGTGTGTTCTTCGGCATGCTGGTCGTCTACAAGACCGGCGCCATCCGCGTGACCCCGCGCCTGACCCGCATGATCATCGGCGGCCTCATCGGCGTCCTGGTCCTGATGGTCGGCAACCTGATCGCGAGCTTCTTCACCGACGGCGGCTTCGGCCTGCGTGACGGCGGCACCATCGCCATCGTCTTCAGCCTCGTCTGCATCGCGCTCGCCGCGTTCAGCTTCCTGCTCGACTTCGACGCCGCCGACCAGCTGATCCGCGCCCAGGCGCCGGAGAAGGCCGCCTGGGGCGTCGCCCTCGGCCTCACCGTCACCCTGGTGTGGCTGTACGTCGAGATCCTGCGCCTGCTGAGCTACTTCAACAACGACTAG
- a CDS encoding class I SAM-dependent methyltransferase codes for MLSAENLFTLMRRFPDVEAPNLFAVDAADRLILDEAADALGSVPGDSIVVIGDHYGALTLGTAVQYEVTGIRVHQDPLTGERALANNASTFELSDCYRSCGLGEELLAGARVVLLQLPRSLDELDEIADAIARYADPGVVVFAGGRDKHITPTMNEVLARSFVNVRASRGRQKSRVLIADTPREISTAARFPNSEHLDELDLDVFAHGAVFAGTKLDIGTRYLLEFLPRALPDARTAVDLGCGTGILAVALASWRPEIEVVATDQSAAAVASAEATARAAGVGDRVRGLRDDAMASLPDASVDLIVCNPPFHVGAAVHTGAATKMFAEAGRVLRPGGEMWTVFNSHLEYKSGLARAVGRTEVVGRNPKFSVTRSVRAQ; via the coding sequence ATGCTCTCCGCCGAAAACCTGTTCACCCTCATGCGTCGATTCCCCGACGTCGAGGCCCCCAACCTGTTCGCCGTCGACGCGGCGGACCGTCTGATCCTCGACGAGGCGGCGGACGCCCTGGGCTCGGTCCCGGGCGATTCGATCGTCGTGATCGGCGACCATTACGGCGCGCTCACCCTCGGCACCGCCGTCCAGTACGAAGTGACCGGGATTCGTGTGCACCAGGATCCGCTCACCGGGGAACGCGCGCTCGCGAACAATGCGTCGACGTTCGAGTTGTCCGACTGCTACCGGTCGTGCGGCCTGGGGGAGGAACTGCTGGCCGGCGCCCGCGTCGTCCTGCTGCAGCTGCCGCGCAGCCTCGACGAGCTCGACGAGATCGCCGACGCGATCGCCCGCTACGCCGACCCCGGCGTCGTCGTGTTCGCGGGTGGACGCGACAAGCACATCACCCCGACGATGAACGAGGTGCTGGCCCGGTCCTTCGTCAACGTGCGTGCCAGCCGCGGGCGGCAGAAGTCACGCGTGCTGATCGCCGACACGCCGCGGGAGATCTCGACGGCAGCACGGTTCCCGAATTCCGAGCACCTCGACGAACTGGACCTCGACGTCTTCGCACACGGTGCGGTCTTCGCCGGCACCAAACTCGACATCGGCACGCGATACCTGCTCGAGTTCCTGCCGCGGGCGCTGCCCGACGCGCGAACCGCGGTCGACCTCGGCTGCGGCACCGGCATCCTGGCCGTCGCGCTCGCGTCGTGGCGCCCCGAGATCGAGGTCGTCGCGACCGACCAGTCGGCGGCGGCCGTTGCGTCGGCCGAGGCGACGGCCCGTGCGGCAGGCGTGGGCGATCGGGTCCGGGGACTGCGCGACGACGCCATGGCATCGCTTCCGGACGCGAGCGTCGACCTGATCGTCTGCAACCCGCCGTTCCATGTGGGCGCGGCGGTGCACACCGGCGCGGCTACCAAGATGTTCGCCGAGGCCGGACGCGTCCTTCGTCCCGGCGGCGAGATGTGGACCGTCTTCAACTCGCATCTCGAGTACAAGAGCGGCCTGGCCCGTGCGGTGGGGCGCACCGAGGTGGTCGGGCGCAACCCGAAGTTCAGCGTCACGCGGTCCGTCCGCGCGCAATAG
- a CDS encoding alpha/beta fold hydrolase, producing the protein MRESDWETRLNVALRNAWGLTFGDGVGSSERTPSELIHQEPHRDLHRYGPVDSGAPVLLVPPLAVPMHCYDLRPGQSLAAHLLGSGRTPYVVDYGTMGYADRNLGFEDWTDDIVPGAVRRVSELHGGAPVDVVGWSLGGTLALLTASAHPDLPIASVTALGTPIDYSKIPTMAVARAVARVTGHRPVTELTRLMGGLPAPLVQVAYRATAPSRELLKPWFVARNLHDTETLARMEAIDRFMAEMPGYPARLFYQMAEELVLGNGLLEGRVTVGGTTIKLAELAVPVLAVGGTGDVIATADSVGAIVDVLTGSPSVRFETAPGSHLGLLAGPGARDTTWRHIDAFLGERPAG; encoded by the coding sequence GTGCGGGAATCGGACTGGGAAACGCGGTTGAACGTCGCATTGCGCAACGCGTGGGGGCTGACGTTCGGTGACGGCGTCGGGTCGTCGGAGCGGACGCCGTCCGAGCTGATTCATCAAGAGCCGCATCGGGATCTGCACCGCTACGGCCCCGTCGACTCCGGTGCGCCGGTGCTGCTCGTGCCACCGCTCGCGGTCCCGATGCACTGCTACGACCTGCGGCCCGGGCAGAGCCTCGCGGCGCACCTGCTCGGGTCCGGTCGCACGCCCTACGTCGTGGACTACGGGACGATGGGCTACGCCGACCGGAACCTCGGATTCGAGGACTGGACCGACGACATCGTGCCCGGCGCGGTGCGACGGGTCAGCGAACTGCACGGCGGCGCACCGGTGGACGTCGTCGGCTGGAGCCTCGGCGGCACGCTCGCGCTGCTCACGGCCTCGGCGCATCCCGATCTGCCGATCGCGTCGGTCACCGCGCTCGGCACGCCGATCGACTACTCGAAGATTCCGACGATGGCCGTGGCGCGCGCCGTCGCCCGCGTCACCGGACACCGCCCGGTCACCGAACTGACCCGGCTGATGGGTGGACTGCCGGCGCCCCTGGTGCAGGTGGCCTACCGCGCGACGGCGCCGTCGCGGGAACTCCTCAAGCCGTGGTTCGTCGCGCGCAACCTGCACGACACCGAGACCCTCGCCCGGATGGAAGCGATCGATCGGTTCATGGCCGAGATGCCCGGGTACCCGGCCCGGCTGTTCTATCAGATGGCGGAGGAGTTGGTGCTCGGCAACGGACTCCTCGAGGGCCGGGTCACGGTGGGCGGCACCACGATCAAGCTCGCCGAACTCGCCGTTCCGGTGCTGGCGGTCGGTGGTACCGGTGACGTCATCGCCACCGCCGACTCGGTCGGTGCGATCGTCGACGTCCTCACCGGGTCGCCGTCGGTGCGGTTCGAGACCGCGCCCGGCAGCCACCTCGGCCTGCTCGCCGGACCGGGAGCGCGCGACACCACGTGGCGGCACATCGACGCGTTCCTCGGTGAGCGACCGGCCGGCTGA
- a CDS encoding acetyl-CoA C-acetyltransferase, with protein MPEAVIVSVARSPIGRAMKGSLASMRPDDLAAQMVAAALAKVPELDPTEIDDLLLGCGLPGGKAGFNMGRIVAIKLGYDTLPGTTITRYCSSSLQTTRMALHAIKAGEGDVFISAGVESVSSFAAGNSDSLPDTKNPFFAEAMERTATAAQGGVQWSDPRSNGIVPDAYIAMGQTAENVAQLTGISREDQDRWGVRSQNRAEEAIKAGFFEREITPVTLADGTVVSTDDGPRAGVTYDAVSQLKPVFRPDGTVNAGNCCPLNDGAAALVIMSDTKAKELGLTPLARVVSTGVSGLSPEIMGLGPIEATKKALALAGKSVSDIDLFEINEAFAVQVLGSARELKIDEDKLNVSGGAIAVGHPFGMTGARITATLINNLQTHDKQFGVETMCVGGGQGMAMVLERLS; from the coding sequence ATGCCCGAGGCAGTCATTGTCTCCGTTGCCCGCTCGCCCATCGGCCGCGCCATGAAGGGCTCGCTGGCGAGCATGCGTCCGGACGACCTCGCCGCGCAGATGGTTGCCGCCGCGCTGGCCAAGGTTCCTGAGCTCGACCCCACCGAGATCGACGACTTGCTGCTCGGCTGTGGCCTGCCCGGCGGCAAGGCCGGCTTCAACATGGGCCGTATCGTCGCCATCAAGCTCGGCTACGACACCCTGCCCGGCACCACGATCACCCGCTACTGCTCGTCGTCGTTGCAGACCACCCGTATGGCCCTGCACGCGATCAAGGCCGGCGAGGGTGACGTCTTCATCTCCGCCGGTGTCGAGTCGGTGTCGAGCTTCGCCGCCGGCAACTCGGACTCGCTGCCGGACACGAAGAACCCGTTCTTCGCCGAGGCCATGGAGCGCACCGCGACCGCCGCCCAGGGTGGCGTCCAGTGGAGCGACCCGCGGTCGAACGGCATCGTCCCCGACGCGTACATCGCGATGGGCCAGACCGCCGAGAACGTCGCGCAGCTGACCGGCATCTCCCGCGAGGACCAGGACCGCTGGGGCGTCCGCTCGCAGAACCGTGCGGAGGAGGCCATCAAGGCCGGCTTCTTCGAGCGCGAGATCACCCCGGTCACCCTCGCCGACGGCACCGTCGTCAGCACCGACGACGGCCCGCGCGCCGGCGTCACGTACGACGCCGTCAGCCAGCTCAAGCCGGTCTTCCGCCCCGACGGCACCGTCAACGCCGGCAACTGCTGCCCGCTCAACGACGGCGCTGCCGCGCTGGTCATCATGAGCGACACCAAGGCCAAGGAGCTGGGCCTGACCCCGCTGGCCCGCGTCGTCTCCACCGGTGTCTCCGGCCTGTCCCCCGAGATCATGGGCCTGGGCCCGATCGAGGCCACCAAGAAGGCCCTCGCGCTCGCCGGCAAGTCGGTCAGCGACATCGACCTGTTCGAGATCAACGAGGCCTTCGCCGTGCAGGTCCTCGGCTCCGCCCGCGAGCTGAAGATCGACGAGGACAAGCTGAACGTCTCCGGTGGCGCCATCGCCGTCGGCCACCCGTTCGGCATGACCGGCGCCCGCATCACCGCGACGCTGATCAACAACCTGCAGACCCACGACAAGCAGTTCGGTGTCGAGACCATGTGCGTCGGCGGCGGCCAGGGCATGGCAATGGTGCTGGAGCGCCTGAGCTAG
- a CDS encoding cystathionine beta-synthase, translating to MRIADHVVDLIGNTPLVKLSSVVGENSGLVAAKVEYLNPGGSSKDRIAVKMIDAAEASGELKPGGTIVEPTSGNTGVGLALVAQKRGYKCVFVCPDKVSEDKRNVLRAYGAEVVVCPTAVAPEHPDSYYNVSDRLVKEIPGAWKPNQYANPGGPDSHYETTGPEIWRDTEGKVTHFVAGVGTGGTITGTGRYLKEISGGKVKVIGADPEGSVYSGGTGRPYLVEGVGEDFWPTAYDPSVPDEIIAVSDADSFEMTRRLAREEGLLVGGSCGMAVVAALKVAEREGPDAVVVVLLPDGGRGYLSKIFNDEWMSSYGFLRSRLDGSTGEQTVGDVLRGKSGELPDLVHTHPSETLRDAIEILREYGVSQMPVVGAEPPVMAGEVAGSVSERDLLSAVFEGRAALADPVEKHMSKPFPLIGAGEPVSSATKALGDTDALMVVDDGKPVGVITRHDLLGFLSAGA from the coding sequence ATGCGCATCGCGGATCATGTCGTCGATCTCATCGGCAACACCCCTCTGGTCAAGCTGTCCTCCGTCGTCGGCGAGAACTCCGGGCTGGTTGCTGCCAAGGTCGAATACCTCAATCCGGGCGGCAGCTCCAAGGACCGCATCGCGGTCAAGATGATCGACGCCGCCGAGGCGTCGGGCGAGCTGAAGCCGGGTGGCACCATCGTCGAGCCCACGTCCGGCAACACCGGCGTCGGCCTGGCCCTGGTCGCGCAGAAGCGCGGCTACAAGTGTGTGTTCGTCTGCCCCGACAAGGTCAGCGAGGACAAGCGCAACGTGCTGCGTGCATACGGCGCCGAGGTCGTGGTGTGCCCCACCGCGGTCGCTCCCGAGCACCCGGACAGCTACTACAACGTCTCCGACCGTCTGGTGAAGGAGATCCCCGGCGCCTGGAAGCCCAACCAGTACGCCAACCCGGGCGGACCCGACAGCCACTACGAGACCACCGGGCCCGAGATCTGGCGGGACACCGAGGGCAAGGTGACGCACTTCGTCGCCGGCGTCGGCACCGGCGGCACCATCACCGGCACCGGTCGCTACCTCAAGGAGATCTCGGGCGGCAAGGTCAAGGTCATCGGCGCCGATCCCGAGGGCTCGGTGTACTCGGGCGGCACCGGACGGCCGTACCTGGTCGAGGGTGTCGGCGAGGACTTCTGGCCCACCGCCTACGACCCGTCGGTTCCGGACGAGATCATCGCCGTCTCCGACGCCGACTCCTTCGAGATGACCCGTCGTCTCGCCCGCGAGGAGGGCCTGCTGGTCGGCGGCTCGTGCGGCATGGCCGTCGTCGCGGCGCTCAAGGTCGCCGAGCGTGAGGGCCCCGACGCCGTCGTCGTCGTGCTCCTGCCCGACGGTGGCCGCGGCTACCTGTCGAAGATCTTCAACGACGAGTGGATGTCGTCGTACGGCTTCCTGCGCAGCCGCCTCGACGGCTCGACCGGCGAGCAGACCGTCGGCGACGTGCTGCGCGGCAAGTCCGGTGAGCTGCCGGACCTCGTGCACACGCACCCGTCCGAGACCCTGCGCGACGCGATCGAGATCCTGCGCGAGTACGGCGTCTCGCAGATGCCGGTCGTCGGCGCGGAACCGCCCGTCATGGCGGGCGAGGTCGCGGGCAGCGTATCCGAGCGCGACCTGCTCAGTGCGGTCTTCGAGGGCCGGGCCGCTCTCGCCGACCCGGTGGAGAAGCACATGAGCAAGCCGTTCCCGCTGATCGGTGCGGGCGAGCCGGTGTCGTCGGCGACGAAGGCCCTCGGCGACACGGATGCGCTCATGGTGGTCGACGACGGCAAGCCCGTCGGCGTGATCACCCGGCACGACCTGCTCGGTTTCCTCAGCGCCGGCGCGTAA
- a CDS encoding acyl-CoA dehydrogenase family protein, translating into MRVTHDVTNQAPPLIDYDAADYPPILEALQREGAHHALDEVHHVGRLAGGADAQALGDLAEAHPPVLRTHDRYGHRIDEVTYDPAYHQLMDTAVELGLHGAPWGDPRPHAHLVRAAKMAVWGQVDAGHGCPISMTYAAVPALRHNPELALQYEPLLTARVYDPELRAPLTKPGLIAGMSMTEKQGGSDVRAGTTRAVPQSDGSYLLTGHKWFTSAPMSDVFLVLAQAPGGLTCFLLPRILPDGTCNAMHLQRLKDKLGNHSNASSEVEYDEAVAWRVGDEGRGVRTIVEMVNMTRLDCTIGTATGMRVGVAQATHHAVHRSAFGAHLIDQPLMRNVLADLAVESEASTTVALWLAALTDRADNGDPQASTLRRVALAVSKYYVCKRGPAHAAEALECLGGNGYVEESRMPRLYREAPLLSVWEGSGNVAALDVLRAMGRQPESVEAFFDELDDSAGADARLDAAVANLKDAFTDFDTLQHRARRVVGDMALALQGALLVRQGHPAVADAFCATRLDGDWGTVFGTLPTGLDLAPIIDRATPKVGS; encoded by the coding sequence ATGAGGGTCACGCACGACGTCACCAACCAGGCTCCGCCGCTGATCGACTACGACGCCGCCGACTACCCGCCGATCCTCGAAGCCCTGCAGCGCGAGGGCGCCCACCACGCGCTCGACGAGGTGCACCACGTCGGACGGCTCGCCGGCGGCGCCGACGCGCAGGCGCTCGGCGATCTCGCGGAGGCTCATCCGCCCGTCCTGCGGACCCACGACCGGTACGGCCACCGCATCGACGAGGTCACCTACGACCCGGCCTACCACCAGCTGATGGACACCGCCGTCGAGTTGGGGCTGCACGGCGCCCCGTGGGGGGATCCCCGACCGCACGCGCATCTCGTGCGCGCCGCGAAGATGGCGGTGTGGGGGCAGGTCGACGCCGGCCACGGATGCCCGATCTCGATGACGTACGCCGCGGTGCCGGCACTGCGCCACAATCCCGAACTCGCGCTGCAGTACGAGCCGCTGCTCACCGCCCGCGTGTACGACCCGGAGCTGCGCGCCCCGCTCACCAAGCCCGGGCTGATCGCGGGTATGTCGATGACCGAGAAGCAGGGCGGCTCCGACGTCCGCGCCGGCACCACCCGCGCCGTCCCGCAATCGGACGGGTCCTACCTGCTCACCGGGCACAAGTGGTTCACGTCGGCGCCGATGTCGGACGTCTTTCTCGTCCTCGCGCAGGCGCCCGGCGGACTCACGTGCTTCCTGCTCCCCCGGATCCTGCCCGACGGCACCTGCAACGCGATGCACCTGCAGCGGCTCAAGGACAAGCTCGGCAATCACTCGAACGCGAGCAGCGAGGTGGAGTACGACGAGGCCGTCGCGTGGCGGGTCGGCGACGAGGGCCGCGGCGTCCGCACCATCGTCGAGATGGTCAACATGACGCGGCTCGACTGCACGATCGGGACCGCGACCGGGATGCGCGTCGGCGTCGCGCAGGCCACCCACCACGCCGTGCACCGCAGCGCCTTCGGCGCCCACCTCATCGATCAGCCCCTCATGCGCAACGTGCTCGCCGATCTCGCCGTCGAGTCGGAGGCGTCCACCACCGTCGCGCTGTGGCTCGCTGCGCTCACCGACCGCGCCGACAACGGCGATCCGCAGGCGTCGACCCTGCGCCGCGTCGCCCTCGCGGTGAGCAAGTACTACGTGTGCAAGCGCGGCCCCGCGCACGCAGCCGAGGCCCTGGAATGCCTGGGCGGCAACGGCTACGTCGAGGAGTCGCGGATGCCCCGGCTGTACCGGGAGGCGCCGCTGCTGTCGGTGTGGGAGGGCTCCGGCAACGTCGCTGCCCTCGATGTCCTGCGCGCGATGGGCCGCCAGCCCGAGTCCGTGGAGGCGTTCTTCGACGAACTCGACGACAGTGCCGGTGCCGACGCCCGCCTCGACGCCGCTGTCGCGAATCTGAAGGACGCGTTCACGGATTTCGACACGCTGCAGCACCGTGCGCGGCGGGTGGTCGGCGACATGGCGCTGGCGCTGCAGGGCGCCCTCCTGGTGCGGCAAGGGCACCCCGCGGTGGCAGACGCCTTCTGCGCGACCCGCCTGGACGGCGACTGGGGCACCGTGTTCGGCACCCTGCCGACCGGCCTGGATCTGGCCCCGATCATCGACCGTGCGACCCCCAAAGTAGGTTCCTGA
- a CDS encoding GNAT family N-acetyltransferase encodes MADELDAQPEVNAAPDLRRYEVRVGDATAGFTQFVDSGDQRIFFHTEIGERFAGRGVASTLIRAALEDTVAHDKRIVPICPFVAGFLEKHDDFKGYVDAVTPAAQQAVIDSQL; translated from the coding sequence ATGGCCGACGAACTGGACGCACAGCCCGAAGTGAATGCCGCACCGGACCTCCGCCGCTACGAGGTACGCGTCGGAGATGCCACCGCCGGATTCACCCAATTCGTCGACAGCGGTGACCAGCGCATCTTCTTCCACACCGAGATCGGCGAGCGTTTCGCCGGTCGGGGTGTGGCGAGCACGCTGATCCGCGCGGCACTCGAGGACACCGTGGCGCACGACAAGCGGATCGTGCCGATCTGCCCGTTCGTGGCCGGATTCCTGGAGAAGCACGACGACTTCAAGGGCTACGTCGACGCCGTCACGCCCGCCGCCCAGCAGGCGGTCATCGACTCACAACTCTGA
- a CDS encoding SRPBCC family protein → MSRPSPVCVSVSKMIEARPSTLYALISDITRMGDYSPETVSAHWLDGATGPRVGARFEGSNRIGRARWSTKPQVVTAEPGHRFAFRVPGRSGALWTYTFEATEGGTLVTEAMQQGVPSPLPVRMIQRWTGVTDRAEHLRQGMTTTLDRLGDEAVTHERRA, encoded by the coding sequence ATGTCCCGTCCCTCACCCGTGTGCGTATCCGTCAGCAAGATGATCGAGGCACGGCCGAGCACGCTGTACGCCCTGATCAGCGACATCACTCGAATGGGTGACTACAGTCCGGAAACCGTGTCGGCCCACTGGCTCGACGGGGCCACCGGCCCACGGGTCGGGGCTCGGTTCGAGGGCTCCAACCGGATCGGCCGCGCACGGTGGTCGACGAAACCGCAGGTCGTCACCGCAGAGCCGGGACACCGTTTCGCGTTCCGGGTGCCGGGGCGATCGGGCGCGTTGTGGACGTACACCTTCGAAGCCACCGAGGGCGGCACGCTGGTAACCGAGGCGATGCAACAGGGTGTGCCGTCGCCGCTGCCCGTCCGGATGATCCAGCGCTGGACCGGGGTGACCGATCGCGCCGAGCATCTGCGACAGGGCATGACGACGACGCTGGACCGACTCGGGGACGAGGCCGTCACGCACGAGCGCCGGGCGTAG
- a CDS encoding cold-shock protein produces the protein MATGTVKWFNAEKGFGFIAPEDGSADVFAHYSEIQGGGFRSLDENQRVSYDLGQGAKGPQATNINAI, from the coding sequence ATGGCAACCGGCACCGTGAAGTGGTTCAACGCTGAAAAGGGCTTCGGCTTCATCGCTCCCGAGGACGGCAGCGCTGACGTGTTCGCGCACTACTCGGAGATCCAGGGCGGCGGCTTCCGCAGCCTCGACGAGAACCAGCGCGTTTCCTACGATCTGGGCCAGGGCGCCAAGGGCCCCCAGGCCACGAACATCAACGCGATCTGA